The Ignavibacteria bacterium genome contains the following window.
ATGTCTAATGGGAGTTTTGATTTTATTGGCGATGTTTATCCATCAATTATAACAGTACCAACTATACGTAATTATTCGGTTGCTAATACCTATGTTATAAATAGATTAAACGATTTAATTGAAAATTTTACTCGTTATGATAATTGGTATTTTAATAATGGCACTTTTTATTTTTCAGAAGAGAGTGGTGATGGAATTTTAGATATGTTAATAATTATTTATAGAAATCCTAATAATAATAGTATCTTTGGTTTACCAGGTGGTGTTGCTTCATTAGATATACCTAATAGTTTTATAACGCATGATGGAATTATAATTAATGGTTATTTTGGAATTAATGGTTCAGGGATCACAAGTTCTGTCAGATATTCGATGAATGCATTTGGTTTTACTCTTCATTTAGCTCATGAATATGGACACTATTTGTTTGGTAGTGGGCATACTCAATTAAGTGGCATTATGGCAGGTGCCCCTTGGAATTATGATGAAAATTATTCAATGAGTGCATGGGAACGTGAGCGACTTGGATATATTGCAATTCCTTCAGCATATAATGGTCAAACAAAAACATTAAGAGATTATGTTACAACAGGTGATGCCCTAAGAATTAATATAGCTCAAGGTGAATATTTAATTATAGAAAATCATCAAAGATTAAGTCCTTATGATCAAATAATTCGAGGAGGAGCTTTACAGGGTTCTTTGGATCCAAATGCTCAATTAGGTAAAGGATTATATATTTGGTATATAAAAAATTGAAATACCTATCCCCCAGAAATTTATTCTATACAAGCTGACGGTGGGTTTAAGTGGCAATTTGCTGGAAGAAGGACAATGTATGGATGGAATACGCCTCCTCCAGTAGTGCCTCTTCTTGAAAGAGGAGAATTTTATAGATATTTACCTAATGACTATGTAGAAATTGGTAAATGTGATAGAAATAAATTATACTATTATGCAACTTATTTAAATAGATGGGAATATGATTATAGATGGTGGGATAGAGATCCATTAACTAAAGAGTGGGTTATAAGCAGAGATGCAATGGGGGATGAAGCAGACGCATTTAATATTAATAGTAATGATCAAATTACTCCCTGGAGTAATCCAAGTACAACTAAATTTGTAAATAATACTGAAATATTAACTGGTATTTCAGTAAAAATTCTTGCACAAAATGGTAACGATCTTATAGTAAGAGTTTATACAAGTGTTTCTGGTTCATTAAGCTTACCTCCTTCTAAACCACAAAGATTATCAGTCTCTAAAAATGCATTAAATCAAGCAGTTTTAACATGGTCTCCAAACATTGAACCTGATGTTATATCTGGTGGGAGATATAAAATTTATCGAGCTTCTAGTAATGATAATAATCCACCACAATTTTGGACTCTAATTGCTAATGTCCCTGCCTATAAAGAAGGAATCCCTGTTACAAGTTTCACAGATGTTGATGTTTATGTTGGTAGTGGGAATAGTAAATTATTTTATAGAATAACGGCTGTTGATAATACTAATCTTGAATCTAAACCTTCAGATTTTGACTGGATCAATTGGGATCAATCAATGCAGAAAACAGTGAATAGAATTTATGATTTTGAATTAAATCAAAACTATCCCAATCCATTTAATCCAGTAACAAAGATTAGATACACATTAAAAGAGACAAATCCTGTAATGATCAAACTTTATGATATAGTTGGGAGAGAAGTTGCAACACTTGTAAATGAAGTAAAAGATGCAGGAGAATATGAAGTGGAGCTTGATGCAGGAAGATTGGGATTAAGTAGTGGAGTATATTTTTATCAGATGAAGGCAGGAGAATTTACATCTATAAAGAAGATGGTTGTATTAAAATAACTAACCAAAGTAAAGCCAGCCCATTTGAGGCTGGCTTTTTTAATTAATGAAGTAAAAACAAAAAGGAAAGGAGAAATAAAAATGCCATATCAAAATATCAGTTATGAATTAAAAGACGATGAAAAAAACGAAATTGCAAATTTAATAAATCAGATAAATCAAAAACTTCCGTTTTTTATAAATCTGACGCAGGAGGAGCGAATAAATCTACCAAAGATGGGAGATAAGACAATACCATTTGTAGAGAAGGCACTTGAGTTGGCACAAACAAATCCAAATCTTGTTCCACCTTATATAAATGTTGAAGAGTTGAGAAAAGATTTTGAGTTAAGTAATAAATTGAGGGAGATATTAAATTTAGTAGGTCAATTATATGAGAAGTTAAGTGATACATATATGGCAGTTGGAAGTGAAGCATATATATCGGCATTATCGTTTTATAATTCTGCAAAGAATGCATCAAAACAAAATGTTCCTGGGACAGATGTAGTAGTAAACGAACTTGGAAAAAGATTTGTAGGACAGGGGAAGACAAAACCATCTGGGAATAATCCCAATCCACAATAAAAGATTGCTAAATTGCAAATATTAATTAAATTTAATAAACAAACGATTTTTGTCAGAATGACAAAATATCGCCAGATTGACAAAGTGTTAAAAAAATGCTAAAAACCCACCTACCTAGGTGGGGGTACCCACCTATCTAGGTATCCCCCCCCACCTATCTAGGTATACCCCCCCACCTCAAAGGTGAATTAGTTCAGGTTAGAGGTGAACTAATTCACCTAAAAGGTAAACTAATTCACCCTAAAGGTGAACCAGTTCACCTAAAAGGTGAACTAATTCACCAAAAAGGTGAAAAAGTTTAGGTAAAAGGTGAACTAATTCACCTCAAAGGTGAATTAGTTTAGGTTTAAGGTGAACAAGTTCAGGTTAGAGGTGAATTAGTTTAGGTTTGAGGTGGGTGGGATATTAAAAGGTACCTTGAGCATCCTTGCTCAAGGAGAAGTAAATATATTTGAGACTTACTAAAAAGGTAGCGGGAAAATCCCTTTTTCCGGATTTTTTCATTTCTTCAGAAAAGGTACCTTGAGCATCCTTGCTCAAGGAAAAATAAATATATTAGAGGCTTATTAAATAGGTAGCAGGAAAATCCCTTTTCCCGGATTTTTTCATTTCTTCAGAAAAGGTACCTTGAGCATCCTTGCTCAAGGGAAAGTAAAGATATTAGAGGCTTATTAAAAAGGTAGCGGGAAAATCCTTTTTTCCCGCACTCACTTTTTGTTTCAAAATATCGTCCTGTCATCCTTCGATAAACTCAGGGTGACAGTGCTTTTTTCCAGGCTGAGTTTATCTCGACCATTGGCGGATCAGTCTCGGGCTGAGAGTAGTAAGCTTTAGCTTGTGTATCAAGAACACTGCTGGTAATGGTTCTCTCGATACGCCACGAACTTCGTTCTTGGCTACTCGAGAACAGAATATATTTGGTGTTCTCCACCAATAACGTAACAACCTCAGGTTAAGAAGCCTGACAATTCGTGATAAACAATATAACATAGGCATTCCTGACTGTGGATATAAAGAATAAATCATGCATTCTTGCCTGTTATTTCCATAAAGAAGCATCGTTTAGAAATCGATAAAATATTAAAGGCGAGAATGCTTGGAGTTACAAAAACAACATTCCCGAAGGGATTGAATACGATTAGCCCTGAATTGCATTCGGGGAAAGGAATGAAAAAGGAAATTAACAATCCAGAAGTGATTGAATGTATTAAATGTTTTTACGAGAGCGGTTGAATATATTTACTACTTTGATGTAATTCGAAATAATAGCGAAATACAATTACAAATCTTTTCTTTGTGATTTTGTTTTTACCGAAATTCATAAGCGTTATTGGAAAAACTATAATATTGATTCAAGATTTTAAATTGTCCAATTTATCAAGCAAAGGCTTATTCGCTTTTAGTGAAGACTGTTTTAAAGTATGATCTTGAAGTTTTAAATAATAAAGTAATTCAATTTTAATTGTAATTTGTTTATTAAAATCTTTACTAGATTCTTTATTTATTCAATACCTAATTTTCTCTTAAAGTAATCCAGAGTAATTTTAATTCCTTCGCTTCGAGAGACTTTGGGCTCCCAGTTTAATAATTTTTTAGCGAGAGTTATATCTGGTTGCCTTATTTTGGGGTCATCAACAGGTAAATCTTTAAAAGTAATCTTGCTTTTGCTTTTTGTGTATTTCAAAACTTCTTCAGCGAATTCAAGAATAGTAATTTCATCGGGATTTCCAATATTTACAGGTTCATGATAATCTGTGTTTAGCAATCTGAAAATTCCTTCAATCAAATCGTCGACATAACAGAAGCTTCTGGTTTGCGAGCCATCTCCAAAAACTGTCAAATCTTCACCGCGCAAAGCTTGCGAGATAAATGTCGGTAAAACTCTTCCATCATCCAATCGCATTCTTGGTCCATAAGTATTAAAAATTCTCACAATTCTTGTATCAACTCCGTG
Protein-coding sequences here:
- a CDS encoding T9SS type A sorting domain-containing protein, translated to MYGWNTPPPVVPLLERGEFYRYLPNDYVEIGKCDRNKLYYYATYLNRWEYDYRWWDRDPLTKEWVISRDAMGDEADAFNINSNDQITPWSNPSTTKFVNNTEILTGISVKILAQNGNDLIVRVYTSVSGSLSLPPSKPQRLSVSKNALNQAVLTWSPNIEPDVISGGRYKIYRASSNDNNPPQFWTLIANVPAYKEGIPVTSFTDVDVYVGSGNSKLFYRITAVDNTNLESKPSDFDWINWDQSMQKTVNRIYDFELNQNYPNPFNPVTKIRYTLKETNPVMIKLYDIVGREVATLVNEVKDAGEYEVELDAGRLGLSSGVYFYQMKAGEFTSIKKMVVLK